The following are from one region of the Halorussus rarus genome:
- a CDS encoding 50S ribosomal protein L1, whose protein sequence is MADQEIEQAVSRALEDAPERNFRETVDLAINLRDLDLNEPSNRVDESIVLPSGTGQETKIVVFAEGETALRAEDVADEVFDGDDLEDLGDDDDEAKDLADETDFFIAEAALMQDIGRYLGTILGPRGKMPEPLQPDDDVVETVNRMKNTVQLRSGDRRTFHTRVGAEDMSAEEISDNIDVILRRLEANLEKGPLNIDNIYVKTTMGPSVEVA, encoded by the coding sequence ATGGCAGATCAGGAGATAGAGCAAGCAGTCTCTCGCGCACTCGAGGATGCACCCGAGCGGAACTTCCGCGAAACGGTGGACCTCGCGATAAACCTGCGCGACCTCGATTTGAACGAACCGTCGAACCGCGTAGACGAAAGTATCGTCCTCCCGTCCGGCACCGGACAGGAGACGAAGATCGTCGTGTTCGCGGAGGGCGAGACCGCCCTTCGCGCCGAAGACGTTGCCGACGAGGTCTTCGACGGCGACGACCTCGAAGACCTCGGCGACGACGACGACGAGGCGAAGGACCTCGCCGACGAGACCGACTTCTTCATCGCCGAAGCGGCGCTGATGCAAGACATCGGTCGCTACCTGGGTACCATCCTCGGTCCGCGAGGGAAGATGCCCGAACCGCTCCAGCCCGACGACGACGTCGTCGAGACCGTCAACCGGATGAAGAACACGGTCCAGCTCCGGAGCGGCGACCGGCGAACCTTCCACACCCGCGTCGGCGCGGAGGACATGTCCGCGGAGGAGATCTCGGACAACATCGACGTCATCCTCCGTCGACTCGAAGCGAACCTCGAGAAGGGGCCGCTCAACATCGACAACATCTACGTCAAGACGACGATGGGCCCGTCCGTGGAGGTAGCCTAA